A single region of the Ictalurus punctatus breed USDA103 chromosome 26, Coco_2.0, whole genome shotgun sequence genome encodes:
- the rab9a gene encoding ras-related protein Rab-9A isoform X1 codes for MELKEITRMAIQIEKLHKEGNYEDVSCLLTDIYNTNVTLEQLQTTDIAKNIYQLLKSCPVASVRKRGKGVLSKWKHLYGSLHEHKKIKDTSQTKECEATEPDKAESAQQDVDGKVNDDETIMGFKGEESNMDQESSDSSSVRDASSKAKIVRLEEDTRTTLTVPPLISSSTDSTVLRTKCVELLIQALNPDQTDPELTNQLAHVIETHIDALHGRNPLKYKSCIRSKVANLKNPKNLHLRQGLLTGTLAPEAFARMSAQEMAGDELRQLRQGYTTAGISEHQLPQGPEGTATTKVRCQRCEGTDCRVTQISRGTLFLPSWVKRGSGDEEAMTFMTCANCGAQWYHNRWVCL; via the coding sequence ATGGAGTTAAAGGAAATTACACGTATGGCGATACAAATAGAGAAACTACACAAGGAGGGAAATTATGAAGATGTTTCATGTCTACTAACAGACATTTACAATACCAATGTGACATTAGAGCAGCTACAGACCACTGACATCGCCAAGAACATTTATCAGCTTTTAAAGTCATGCCCTGTAGCCAGTGTTCGGAAAAGAGGAAAGGGCGTGCTCTCAAAATGGAAGCATTTGTACGGTTCACTACATGAGCACAAAAAGATCAAAGACACAAGTCAGACAAAAGAATGTGAAGCAACTGAACCAGATAAAGCAGAATCAGCCCAACAGGACGTAGATGGAAAAGTGAACGACGACGAAACAATTATGGGTTTCAAAGGTGAGGAGAGTAATATGGACCAAGAGTCAAGTGACTCATCTTCCGTGAGAGATGCTTCATCAAAAGCCAAGATTGTTCGTCTAGAAGAAGATACGAGAACCACCTTAACGGTTCCACCTCTGATTAGCAGCTCCACAGACTCCACAGTTTTGAGAACCAAGTGTGTAGAACTGCTTATCCAGGCTCTAAACCCAGATCAAACAGATCCTGAACTGACAAACCAGCTAGCTCACGTCATTGAAACACACATAGACGCTCTCCACGGCCGCAATCCACTCAAATACAAATCCTGCATAAGAAGCAAGGTGGCCAACTTGAAGAACCCAAAGAACCTTCACCTGCGTCAGGGTCTTCTGACTGGCACATTGGCTCCAGAGGCGTTTGCCAGGATGTCTGCCCAGGAGATGGCTGGTGATGAATTGCGCCAGCTCAGGCAGGGGTACACAACAGCGGGCATCAGCGAGCACCAGCTGCCCCAGGGACCGGAGGGGACGGCCACGACAAAGGTGCGATGTCAGCGCTGTGAGGGGACGGACTGCAGGGTGACGCAGATCTCCCGTGGCACACTTTTCCTACCCTCCTGGGTGAAGAGAGGTAGTGGCGATGAAGAAGCCATGACCTTCATGACTTGTGCCAACTGTGGAGCGCAGTGGTACCATAACCGCTGGGTGTGCCTCTGA